From Equus przewalskii isolate Varuska chromosome 7, EquPr2, whole genome shotgun sequence, one genomic window encodes:
- the CHST9 gene encoding carbohydrate sulfotransferase 9 isoform X4 has translation MPVTREKIQEHITNQNTKFHLPEDPKGKKENLNSERPTRVLTETRHSQREDQSLGKTTGLPTTKLAEKRQRTKTLFKKFNEMNWPLDIRPLNKTLVQDNKWKKTDETQEKRRSFLQEFCKKYGGVSRPQSHLFHMVSRIYVEDKHKILYCEVPKAGCSNWKRILMVLNGLAPSTYNISHDAVHYGKHLKKLDGFDLKGIYTRLNTYTKAVFVRDPMERLVSAFRDKFEHPNSYYHPVFGKAIIKKYRPNACEEALNNGSGVQFKEFIHYLLDSHRPVGMDIHWEKVSKLCYPCLINYDFVGKFETLEEDANYFLQLIGAPKELKFPNFKDRHSSDERTNAQVVRQYLKDLTRTERQLIYDFYYLDYLMFNYTTPFL, from the coding sequence AACACCAAGTTCCACCTACCTGAGGatcccaagggaaaaaaagaaaatctaaactcTGAGAGGCCTACTAGGGTCTTGACAGAGACCAGACACTCACAAAGAGAGGATCAATCTTTGGGTAAGACCACAGGGTTGCCAACAACTAAGTTGGCTGAAAAACGTCAGAGAACTAAGACCCTTTTCAAGAAGTTCAATGAAATGAATTGGCCATTGGACATTCGCCCTTTAAACAAAACTTTAGTCCAAGAcaacaaatggaagaaaactgATGAGACCCAAGAGAAACGCAGGTCTTTCCTTCAGGAGTTTTGCAAGAAATACGGTGGAGTGAGTCGTCCTCAGTCACATCTTTTTCATATGGTATCCAGGatctatgtggaagataaacacaaaatCTTATATTGTGAAGTACCCAAAGCTGGCTGTTCCAACTGGAAAAGAATTCTGATGGTACTAAATGGATTGGCTCCCTCTACATACAACATCTCCCATGATGCTGTTCACTATGGGAAGCATTTGAAAAAGCTAGATGGCTTTGACTTAAAAGGGATATATACTCGTTTGAATACCTACACCAAAGCTGTGTTTGTTCGTGATCCCATGGAAAGATTAGTGTCAGCATTTAGGGACAAATTTGAACACCCCAATAGTTATTACCATCCAGTATTTGGGAAGgcaattataaagaaatatagaCCAAATGCCTGTGAAGAAGCATTGAATAATGGATCTGGAGTCCAATTCAAAGAATTCATCCACTATTTGCTGGATTCCCACCGTCCAGTAGGAATGGACATTCACTGGGAAAAGGTCAGCAAACTCTGCTATCCATGTTTGATCAACTATGATTTTGTAGGGAAATTTGAAACTTTGGAAGAAGATGCCAATTACTTTTTACAGCTGATTGGTGCTCCAAAAGAGCTGAAATTTCCAAACTTTAAGGATAGGCACTCTTCCGATGAAAGAACCAATGCTCAGGTCGTGAGACAATATTTAAAGGATCTGACGAGAACTGAGAGACAGTTAATCTATGACTTTTATTACTTGGACTATTTGATGTTTAATTATACAACTCCGTTTTTGTAG
- the CHST9 gene encoding carbohydrate sulfotransferase 9 isoform X5, translating into MTREKIQEHITNQNTKFHLPEDPKGKKENLNSERPTRVLTETRHSQREDQSLGKTTGLPTTKLAEKRQRTKTLFKKFNEMNWPLDIRPLNKTLVQDNKWKKTDETQEKRRSFLQEFCKKYGGVSRPQSHLFHMVSRIYVEDKHKILYCEVPKAGCSNWKRILMVLNGLAPSTYNISHDAVHYGKHLKKLDGFDLKGIYTRLNTYTKAVFVRDPMERLVSAFRDKFEHPNSYYHPVFGKAIIKKYRPNACEEALNNGSGVQFKEFIHYLLDSHRPVGMDIHWEKVSKLCYPCLINYDFVGKFETLEEDANYFLQLIGAPKELKFPNFKDRHSSDERTNAQVVRQYLKDLTRTERQLIYDFYYLDYLMFNYTTPFL; encoded by the coding sequence AACACCAAGTTCCACCTACCTGAGGatcccaagggaaaaaaagaaaatctaaactcTGAGAGGCCTACTAGGGTCTTGACAGAGACCAGACACTCACAAAGAGAGGATCAATCTTTGGGTAAGACCACAGGGTTGCCAACAACTAAGTTGGCTGAAAAACGTCAGAGAACTAAGACCCTTTTCAAGAAGTTCAATGAAATGAATTGGCCATTGGACATTCGCCCTTTAAACAAAACTTTAGTCCAAGAcaacaaatggaagaaaactgATGAGACCCAAGAGAAACGCAGGTCTTTCCTTCAGGAGTTTTGCAAGAAATACGGTGGAGTGAGTCGTCCTCAGTCACATCTTTTTCATATGGTATCCAGGatctatgtggaagataaacacaaaatCTTATATTGTGAAGTACCCAAAGCTGGCTGTTCCAACTGGAAAAGAATTCTGATGGTACTAAATGGATTGGCTCCCTCTACATACAACATCTCCCATGATGCTGTTCACTATGGGAAGCATTTGAAAAAGCTAGATGGCTTTGACTTAAAAGGGATATATACTCGTTTGAATACCTACACCAAAGCTGTGTTTGTTCGTGATCCCATGGAAAGATTAGTGTCAGCATTTAGGGACAAATTTGAACACCCCAATAGTTATTACCATCCAGTATTTGGGAAGgcaattataaagaaatatagaCCAAATGCCTGTGAAGAAGCATTGAATAATGGATCTGGAGTCCAATTCAAAGAATTCATCCACTATTTGCTGGATTCCCACCGTCCAGTAGGAATGGACATTCACTGGGAAAAGGTCAGCAAACTCTGCTATCCATGTTTGATCAACTATGATTTTGTAGGGAAATTTGAAACTTTGGAAGAAGATGCCAATTACTTTTTACAGCTGATTGGTGCTCCAAAAGAGCTGAAATTTCCAAACTTTAAGGATAGGCACTCTTCCGATGAAAGAACCAATGCTCAGGTCGTGAGACAATATTTAAAGGATCTGACGAGAACTGAGAGACAGTTAATCTATGACTTTTATTACTTGGACTATTTGATGTTTAATTATACAACTCCGTTTTTGTAG